The Paenibacillus dendritiformis region GCCGCCTCTTCGATCAAGGCAACGACCAGTTCGCTCGTCCGTACCAGATCGGATACGTGAATGCGTTCGCTCGTCGTATGGATATCTTCGTAGCCTACAGCCAGATTGACCGTCGGCACGCCCATGCCGTTAAAGATATTGGCGTCGCTGCCGCCGCCGGAATGGAACAGGCGGGAGACGGAGCCGATTCGCTCGATGGCGCGCTGCGCCAGCTTCACGACTTCATCCTTTTCCGTAAAATTGAACGCCGGATAGACGATATCGCTCTTGAATTCCGCACGGGCGCCGTACTCGGCGGCCACGCTCTCCAGCGCTTCCTTCATCTTCTGAACCTGGGCTTCGACCTTGCTCTGCACGATGCTGCGCGCTTCGGCGTCCAGCTTCACATAATCGCAGACGATATTCGTGGCGCCGCCGCCCTCGAAGCGGCCGATGTTAGCCGTCGTCTCATGATCGATGCGTCCCAGCGGCATGCGCGCAATCGCCTTGCTGGCAACCTGAATCGCGCTGATGCCGTCCTCCGGATTCACGCCGGCATGCGCCGACTTCCCGAAAATCTCCATCGAAATCTTCGCTTGGGTAGGCGCCGCCACCGCGATAGCGCCGACCTCTCCGTTCGAGTCGAGCGCGAAGCCGAGATCGGCTTGAAGATGCTCGGCTGACATGGCCCGCGCCCCGACGAGGCCCGATTCTTCACCGACCGTAATGACGAATTGAACCTGTCCATGCGGGCGGTTCGTCTCCGTGATGACGCGAATGGCTTCGAACATGGCCGCCAGACCTGCCTTATCGTCCGAGCCGAGGATCGTGGTGCCGTCGCTGCGTATGTAGCCGTCCTCTCCGAGCTGCGGGCGAATGCCGTTGCCCGGCTTGACCGTATCCATATGGGAGGTGAAGAACAGGCGGGTGCCGCCTTCCTGTCCCGGCGTCGCCGGCCAGTTCACGATCAGGTTGCCTGCCCCATGCCCCGTCACCGGAGCCGTATCGTCCTCGGTCACCTGCAGTCCGAGCGCTTCGAATTGCTGCTTGAGCACGTCGCAGATTGCGCGCTCGTTTTTCGTCTCGCTGTCCACCTGCACCAATTCCATGAAATGCTTCACTACTCTATCCTGTTGAACCATATTCGCTTTCCTCCTGACGAATTGTTCGTTACAATAAGGGTAATGATCTGAAATTCAGCTATTGCTGAAGAAAGGAGCTTACCCGTTACATGCAATCCAAAAAGTGGTTCAAAATTATCGTCTATCTGATGCTGGCGGCCATGCTCGTGTCCACTGTGCTTGTGCTGATCGAGCCGTTATTGTACGGCTGACAGCGGCAGCATCCGGAATGGGAGGGACAGGCTGTTCCCGACAGGACGCCCTGCCCTCCCGCTATCCCTGCGCAGCCTTCGTTCCGCCACTCCGCTCAACGCCCATGCAGGGGCGGGAACTCACTCCGCCTGAATCCGCTGCTACCTGCTCCGCGCCTCCAATGGCTCGACAATCGCCTCATCATACTCCAGCACCTCGGCCAAGTAAGGCAGCAGCCGTCTGCCGACGTCCTCTACCGTAAATTCCATGCCTGTGCAGTCCTCCAGAGAAGTGACACCATACTCGCTGATTCCGCACGGCACAATGCCGCTGAAGCCGGCTGCCTGGATGCCGCTCTTGACGTTCAGGGCAAATCCGTGGCTCGTGACGAAGCCCCGGTGCCGGGAGCATTTATTGAACTTGACGCCGATAGCGGCCAGCTTCACGTCTCCGACCCAGACGCCCGTATATTCCGGCTTGCGGCTTCCCTCGATCCCGAACGAAGCGAGAAGCCGAATGATCGCTTCCTCCAGGGAGCGCAAGTAGCCGTGAAGGTCGATCCGCTTCCCTTCGAGCAGCAGCAGCGGATAGCCGACAAGCTGCCCCGGACCGTGATAGGTGATATCCCCGCCGCGGTCAATCTGATAGACCGCGATGCCTTGCGCCTTCAATTGCTCGGGAGACAGCAGCAAATGCTCCGGATGCCGCTGCGATCCGATCGTGTAGGTCGGCGGATGCTCCAGCAGCAGCAGCGTATCGTCCCGCTCCCCGCTGTCGACCTGCTTCACGATGCTTTTTTGCAGTTCCCACGCTTCGCCGTAGTCGGTAAAGCCCAAATGATGAACACGAAGTTTTCTCCCGCCTTGTGCCGATTCTGCCGTT contains the following coding sequences:
- a CDS encoding M20/M25/M40 family metallo-hydrolase is translated as MVQQDRVVKHFMELVQVDSETKNERAICDVLKQQFEALGLQVTEDDTAPVTGHGAGNLIVNWPATPGQEGGTRLFFTSHMDTVKPGNGIRPQLGEDGYIRSDGTTILGSDDKAGLAAMFEAIRVITETNRPHGQVQFVITVGEESGLVGARAMSAEHLQADLGFALDSNGEVGAIAVAAPTQAKISMEIFGKSAHAGVNPEDGISAIQVASKAIARMPLGRIDHETTANIGRFEGGGATNIVCDYVKLDAEARSIVQSKVEAQVQKMKEALESVAAEYGARAEFKSDIVYPAFNFTEKDEVVKLAQRAIERIGSVSRLFHSGGGSDANIFNGMGVPTVNLAVGYEDIHTTSERIHVSDLVRTSELVVALIEEAAKA
- the prli42 gene encoding stressosome-associated protein Prli42; protein product: MQSKKWFKIIVYLMLAAMLVSTVLVLIEPLLYG
- the lipB gene encoding lipoyl(octanoyl) transferase LipB — translated: MNGTAESAQGGRKLRVHHLGFTDYGEAWELQKSIVKQVDSGERDDTLLLLEHPPTYTIGSQRHPEHLLLSPEQLKAQGIAVYQIDRGGDITYHGPGQLVGYPLLLLEGKRIDLHGYLRSLEEAIIRLLASFGIEGSRKPEYTGVWVGDVKLAAIGVKFNKCSRHRGFVTSHGFALNVKSGIQAAGFSGIVPCGISEYGVTSLEDCTGMEFTVEDVGRRLLPYLAEVLEYDEAIVEPLEARSR